CAATTATTGAAAGAACAAAGGTAGGTGGTGGTGAACTTGTAAAGCTGATGGGAACTTCTGCATGGTATGCGCCAGGTTCTGCTGCTGCACAAATGGTTGAAGCCATCGTTCGTGACCAAAAGCGTGTAGTACCCGTTTGTATCAAGCTGGAAGGTGAATACGGTATCGACAACTGCTACCTTGGTGTTCCTGTTGTACTTGGAAAGAACGGTGTTGAAAAAGTTATCGAACTTCAACTTGACGAAAAGGAGATGTCTGACCTTCGTACAAGCCGTGACCACGTTATGGAAGTAATGAACGTTCTTGATAAGATTAACAACAAGTAAGAGATCCACTAGATCATATATCAGACAGGCTGTCCTCCCGGACAGCCTGTTTTGTTTTATTTATCCTGAGACGGACAGGCTTTTTTCTTTTAATTACGTGCAATTTACCAACGCTGGTGCTCTTTGGATACATTCAACCAACTTGATAGTTTTCAGTTAAAAGAAAAAATGACAATTAATTTTCATTGTTGTCCGGTTTACCGGACAACAATGAAAATTAATTTGCCCCACCTGCATCGGGATGAGTTAATTAAGTTTGTGGAGAAGGAAGAGGGGGGACTTTGTTTTTAGTGTTCTGCCCGGAACCTATGAAATTGAGGTGAAAAAATAATGTAGTTCTGGTATCATTACCAAACAGAAATATCTATCTTCGCATCGTTTTGGTGGATTTTTCCTTTTCAGGAAAAACCTTAAAATGGGAATCCGGTGCTTCAGTGAAATGAAAATTCCGGAGCTGTACCCGCAGCTGTAAGTCCATTTTCCTGTGTGAACAGGGATGTTTTGAGATACTCTTGCCACTGTTCCGATGTCTCGGAATGGGAAGGCCTCAAAACAGGACGAGCCAGAAGACCTGCCAAAAGGTAATTTATTCATTCAAACTTCGGGAGAAAAGTTTTGAATCGCTGTTATGAGCGCGCTTTTTGGAGCTGTTTCTGCGGTTTTTCGAATTTCTCAGAGGTGAAAAATCTTTGTTATGAAAGCATTTGCGTCCTGGAGTGGAGGTAAAGACTGCATGCTTGCGGTGTATCGTTATCTTCAGACCAATGACCATGAAATGGCATGTTTGGTAAACATGTGTGATGCCGATGGCGAACAGTCGCGTTCACATGGAATCCACAAGCGTTTTATTCAAAGCCAGGCCCGGGCCATGAACCTTCCAATTGTACAGCAAGCTGTTGATGCCAGGGGTTATGAGAGCTGCTTTAAGGCGGTTGTGAATGAGCTTAAGAAAGAGGGGGTTACAGCCGGTGTTTTCGGTGATATCTACCTTGTTGAGCACCGACAATGGATCGAGCGGGTTTGTGAGGATCTCGATGTTGCCCCCATTTTCCCGCTCTGGGAAAATGATACCCAGGCGCTTTTGATGGAGTTCGTTGAGCTGGGGTTTAAAGCCCTTACCGTAGCAGTCCATAAGAATAAGCTCGGTGAACATTGGGTCGGTCGCGAATTGGACCTGTCCTTTTTTAAGGAGATAACGGCCATTGCGGACATCGACCCATGTGCGGAGAATGGGGAGTACCATTCCTTTGTCTACGATGGTCCCCTTTTTTCCCATCCTGTAGCGTTTGAGAAGGGCACGCCCAACGAGAAGGATTATCATGTTTTCTTACCTTTAAAATGATCGATAATGAAAGGCCAAAAAATCTTTTTGTTGGCTGCATGGCTTGCGTTTTTTACCATGGCCAATGCCCAACAATATTCGAGGGTGGTTTCCTTAGCTCCATCTTTAACAAAAAATATTTATTATCTGAACGCAGAATCGCGTTTGCTTGCATGCACCAGTTATTGTAAGAGGGCCAAAGAGGACGATAAGGCGGTGGTGGCGTCTATGGTCACCGTTAATGTAGAGAAAATTGTTGGTTTAAAGCCCGACCTGGTGCTTGCAACCTCCATCACAAACCCGGAGTATATTGAGATGTTGAGAAAGTTCAATATCCGGGTTGAGGTTTTTCCTACGCCAAAATCGTTTGAGGGGATTTGTTCGCAATTTGTTGAAATGGGAAAACTCCTTGGTAAAGAGGAGGATGCCATTCAGCATGTGGCCGACATTAAGAGGGAAATTGAAGCTATAAAGTTGCTTAGCGCAACGAGAAACTTTAATAAGAAGGTCTTTATTCAAATTGGGGCTGATCCCTTGTATGCTGTGATCCCGAGTTCCTTTATGAATGATTACATCTTGTTTGCCAATGCCACCAATGTTGCGGAAGACCTTACAATGGGTGCACTTTCGAGAGAAGCAGTGCTTACGCGCAATCCGGATTATATTTTCGTTGTTACTATGGGGATTGTTGGGGAAGAAGAAAAGAAGGTCTGGGAAAGGTTCGGCGACCTTAATGCCGTTAAAAACAACAGGATCTTTATCATTGACTCGGATCTGGCTTGCACACCTACTCCCCCTACCTTTTTGCAAACCATGCGGCTCATTTCAAAATGTCTTAATGATTAACAGGCTTATGTTTTTGAAAGAGAGCCGGCTTGTGGTATGGCTGGTTGCCATATTGGTTTTGATGGCAATGCTTGTTTGCGCTGCGCTGTTGTCTCTTGCAGTCGGTGATATGGATATTCCCGCGTCCGATATTCTGAAGTATTTGAGGTTGAAGGAGGGGATCGAATATGCGGTTTTGGATAATATAAGAATACCGAGGACCATTTTGGCGTTTTCGGTAGGTGGGGCTTTAAGTCTTGCCGGAACCCTTTTGCAGGGGGTATACAGAAATCCTTTGGTAGAGCCTTATACCATGGGTATATCAGGTGGGGCAGCTTTGGGGGTAGCCTTCTGTATTGTGTTGGAGCTGCATCTTAAGGTTTCCTACCTAATGTTGCCCTTATCTGGCTTTTTGGGGGCCTTTGTTTCCATCTTTCTTGTTTACCGGCTGAGTTCGAAACAGAATAAAAGTTTGAACATTAACCGCATGCTTTTGATCGGGGTGATGATCAGTTTTATCGCTTCTTCGGCCATGTTGTTTTTTATGTCCGTCACCACGGCCGAAAATATTCAAAGCATTGTTTTTTGGATAATGGGTTCCCTTAATGAGCCCAATAAGTTTTTGATTTACTCCTCCTTGTTCTTCTCTGTTTTGGGCTTGGCTGTCAGTTATTTGTATGTTGTTCCGCTCAATGCTCTGCGACTGGGAGCTGTTCGTGCAAAGCATCTTGGTATCAAAACGGATCGTTCGATAAAGGTGGTGTTTATTACTGCCTCGGTCATTACCGGAATAAGCGTTTCGGTTTCCGGGGTAATCGGCTTTGTTGGCTTAATCATCCCGCACCTTGTTCGCAGCACTATTGGGACAGATTACCGGGTGCTTCTTTTGGCTTCCTTTCTTGGAGGAGGAGTCTTCTTAATTCTGAGTGATGTCCTGGCGAGGACGATTATTGCGCCCAACGAGCTGCCAATTGGTGTTATTACGGGTATGCTGGGTGGTGTAATTTTTATTACCGCCTTAAGCAAGAAACTTAAATCTGATTGAAATCATGCACTTAGTAGAAGTTAAGAATGCGAATTACGGTTATGCCTACGCCTTTCAGCTTATGGATATAAGTTTCGAGCTTAGGCAAGGGATGCTGGCGGGCATCATAGGTCCCAATGGTTCCGGCAAATCTACCCTTCTGAAGGGCATCAGCGGCGAACTGGCACTGCCCGAAAACCAAGTTTTTCTTAAAGGAAAAGACCTGGCTGGTTTTACAGATACCGAACGGGCTAAAGAAATTGCTGTGGTAACCCAATTCTCAGAACCCATTGATATCAGCGTTGAAGAGTATGTTTTAATGGGCCGGATTCCCTATCGAAAGAAATATCAGTTTTTTGAAACGGAGCGGGATTATGAAATTGCTCAGAAATATATGAAACTGACCGGGATATACCCACTAAGAGCTAAGAAGTTCTCGAAACTAAGCGGTGGCGAACAGCAATTGGCAAGCATTGCCAAAGCACTGACCCAGGAACCGTCTTTACTTCTTTTAGACGAGCCGACTTCTCATCTGGATATTTCGCACCAGGTGCAAATTCTGGATTTGGTGCACCGGTTGACAAAAGAGGCTGGCCTGACCGTGATTATGGTTATTCATGATTTGAATCTGGCCAGCGAGTATTGTGACTATTTGATGTTAATGCGCTCAGGGGCCTTGTACAGGCAAGGGACACCCAATGCAATTCTAAATCCTAGAAATATTGAAGACGTATATAAGACCGAGGTGCATACACAGGAAAACCCGAGGTCGAAGAAGCCTGCCGTTTTTTTAGTGTCAAACAAAACAGGACAAGTCAGAAGACCAACCAAATTCTATTTAACCTAGCTTTCGGGATGTTGCGGCCCGGGATAAAAACCGGAACAAACCGAAGGTTTATGTTACTTTATTGTTAAACTATAACCTTTAAAAAAATGAAGAGTTTATTTCTAATGGGTATGCTGTGCCTTATAGCGAACCATGTTTTTTCGCAAGAAGGGGACTCCCTAAGGCGTTATGAGCTGGATGAGGTGGTGGTGGCTACCACCCGTGCCAATACCCAATTAAAAAACATACCCCAAAAGGTCGAAATAATAGACAAGGGCATGTTGCAATCCTTACCTTCAAGCAATATGGCCGATGTGCTTAAAACTGCTACAAATCTTGATGTCATCCAATATCCTGGCTTGTCCTCAACCATTGGCATGCGGGGTTTTTCGCCCAGTGCCCATGCCCGAAGCTATACGCTTTTGCTCCTGAATGGCAATCCTTTGGGCACCACCAACATCAGCTGTCTGGATAAGGATCTTGTGGAAAGGGTTGAGGTCATTAAAGGTCCCTATTCAACCTTATACGGTTCTGATGCCATGGGAGGGGTCATCAACATCATTACCAAAAAGCCTGTTGCGCAGAACAATGGAAGCGCAGAAGTCGGTTATGGCAGTTATGGGAACCTGAAAATGAGTGCCAGCGTTAACGGAGTTTTGAGTCCCAGATCGTTGTTCCGCATTGGGTTCCTGCGTAATGAACAAAGACTCGATTATCGAATTGGAAAGAGCAATGCGCTGAAATTATCGGAGAAGGGGAAGCTGATGTTGGACAAGGCTTCGTTTGGTGATGTGATGAAAAATTCCACCTGGCAGTACAATCAGCTTAATGGTCAGTATGTTTACAACATCAGCGACAGTTGGAGCACCGGTTTTGATTTGATTTATTTCAATGCCAACGACATAAAAACGCCCGGCAATTATTGGGGAAGCTATGGGCAGAGCAAAAAGGACATTGACCGAATTAATTGGAATGGTACTTTGATGCGTAAGACGCAAAAGAGCAGTTTGTATTTCAGTCCGTATTTTACCCGGGAAGTCAATGCGAACTATACCGATAATTCCGACACAAGTTTTGTTTCTTTTAACAGCGACATACGTGAATACGGTTTTAAAATGCACGATAATTTTTCACTGGGCGGTTTTAAGGTGCTTGCCGGAGCCGATCTGGATGTTTATCGTTATGCGTCGGACCGGTTTAATGGCAAGGCCAGCCCAATCAATCCTTATTCTCCCAATCATAACAATACCAAGGCGGCCCTTTTTTCGCAAGTGACCTACAGCAAGGGCGGTTTAGATGTGAATGGGGGACTCAGATACAACTACATCTCTTATCATATCGAGCAGAACGACTCGCTCCAGGGAACCGGTGGTTCCGAAAACTACCAGACTGTAAATCCTTCCCTGGGCCTGCAATATAAACTGCCTTATAATCTGAAGTTGCACGGCAGTTATGGTACTGGTTTTTCGGTGCCCGATGCTTTTAAAGTCGCTGGATTTTATGCGGTATCTGAATACCTGGCTGCCTGGGATTTTTGGTGGGTCAAGAATTACATGGGGAATCCCGACTTAGAGCCCGAATCCTCATCAACCATCGATTTGGGCCTAAGTTATTCAACGCCCAATAAATTTATTTTTCTGGATTTGACCTGGTTTACCACCCGACACAGCGACAAGATTATTGAAACGACGCTGGATTCAGTCGTTGTGAACCAGAACAAGGTGGCCTACGATGTGACCACTTATAAAAATGCCAACAATTCGGCCATGAATGGGGTGGAACTGATGGCTTCAACAAATATCGGGGCTTTGTTCAGCGATGCATTTAAGTTGGAGCTTTATGGTAATTGGACTTACATGTTCAACAACACAGTGGATGAATCCTTTGTTTCAAGCGCCGGGAAGGACAGTATCGTTAGCCGTGACCTGCTTTATGCAAGAAAAAGCAATGCCAATTTCGGTGTGGTGTATGATAATTATAAAGGCTTTTTGCTGCGCCTTCACGGCAGGTACCTTGGTTCCAGATTAGAA
The genomic region above belongs to Xiashengella succiniciproducens and contains:
- a CDS encoding diphthine--ammonia ligase; amino-acid sequence: MKAFASWSGGKDCMLAVYRYLQTNDHEMACLVNMCDADGEQSRSHGIHKRFIQSQARAMNLPIVQQAVDARGYESCFKAVVNELKKEGVTAGVFGDIYLVEHRQWIERVCEDLDVAPIFPLWENDTQALLMEFVELGFKALTVAVHKNKLGEHWVGRELDLSFFKEITAIADIDPCAENGEYHSFVYDGPLFSHPVAFEKGTPNEKDYHVFLPLK
- a CDS encoding ABC transporter substrate-binding protein, with the protein product MKGQKIFLLAAWLAFFTMANAQQYSRVVSLAPSLTKNIYYLNAESRLLACTSYCKRAKEDDKAVVASMVTVNVEKIVGLKPDLVLATSITNPEYIEMLRKFNIRVEVFPTPKSFEGICSQFVEMGKLLGKEEDAIQHVADIKREIEAIKLLSATRNFNKKVFIQIGADPLYAVIPSSFMNDYILFANATNVAEDLTMGALSREAVLTRNPDYIFVVTMGIVGEEEKKVWERFGDLNAVKNNRIFIIDSDLACTPTPPTFLQTMRLISKCLND
- a CDS encoding FecCD family ABC transporter permease; this translates as MAMLVCAALLSLAVGDMDIPASDILKYLRLKEGIEYAVLDNIRIPRTILAFSVGGALSLAGTLLQGVYRNPLVEPYTMGISGGAALGVAFCIVLELHLKVSYLMLPLSGFLGAFVSIFLVYRLSSKQNKSLNINRMLLIGVMISFIASSAMLFFMSVTTAENIQSIVFWIMGSLNEPNKFLIYSSLFFSVLGLAVSYLYVVPLNALRLGAVRAKHLGIKTDRSIKVVFITASVITGISVSVSGVIGFVGLIIPHLVRSTIGTDYRVLLLASFLGGGVFLILSDVLARTIIAPNELPIGVITGMLGGVIFITALSKKLKSD
- a CDS encoding ABC transporter ATP-binding protein, which encodes MHLVEVKNANYGYAYAFQLMDISFELRQGMLAGIIGPNGSGKSTLLKGISGELALPENQVFLKGKDLAGFTDTERAKEIAVVTQFSEPIDISVEEYVLMGRIPYRKKYQFFETERDYEIAQKYMKLTGIYPLRAKKFSKLSGGEQQLASIAKALTQEPSLLLLDEPTSHLDISHQVQILDLVHRLTKEAGLTVIMVIHDLNLASEYCDYLMLMRSGALYRQGTPNAILNPRNIEDVYKTEVHTQENPRSKKPAVFLVSNKTGQVRRPTKFYLT
- a CDS encoding TonB-dependent receptor plug domain-containing protein gives rise to the protein MKSLFLMGMLCLIANHVFSQEGDSLRRYELDEVVVATTRANTQLKNIPQKVEIIDKGMLQSLPSSNMADVLKTATNLDVIQYPGLSSTIGMRGFSPSAHARSYTLLLLNGNPLGTTNISCLDKDLVERVEVIKGPYSTLYGSDAMGGVINIITKKPVAQNNGSAEVGYGSYGNLKMSASVNGVLSPRSLFRIGFLRNEQRLDYRIGKSNALKLSEKGKLMLDKASFGDVMKNSTWQYNQLNGQYVYNISDSWSTGFDLIYFNANDIKTPGNYWGSYGQSKKDIDRINWNGTLMRKTQKSSLYFSPYFTREVNANYTDNSDTSFVSFNSDIREYGFKMHDNFSLGGFKVLAGADLDVYRYASDRFNGKASPINPYSPNHNNTKAALFSQVTYSKGGLDVNGGLRYNYISYHIEQNDSLQGTGGSENYQTVNPSLGLQYKLPYNLKLHGSYGTGFSVPDAFKVAGFYAVSEYLAAWDFWWVKNYMGNPDLEPESSSTIDLGLSYSTPNKFIFLDLTWFTTRHSDKIIETTLDSVVVNQNKVAYDVTTYKNANNSAMNGVELMASTNIGALFSDAFKLELYGNWTYMFNNTVDESFVSSAGKDSIVSRDLLYARKSNANFGVVYDNYKGFLLRLHGRYLGSRLEKDNFSKLRPGLTPEHYYTSGGYTAKDKILQHPEYLVFDFSVGYSVNSYRLGVTVSNLLNENYTEKDGYNMPGRMLMASYSYSF